The following nucleotide sequence is from Methanobrevibacter boviskoreani JH1.
TCCTTTGTAACTACGGCTCCTGCACCTATTACGACATTATCCCCTATTGTAACCCCTGGTAGGATTGTGACATTTCCACCAATCCATACATCATTTCCTATTGTTACGGGATCGGTTACGCCTAGATGTTCCCTTCTTCCTTTTGGTGATATGGGGTGGCCGACACTTGTGATTAGGGTATTCGGTCCTATCATTACATTGTCTCCAATGGTTACCTTATTGCAGTCGAGAATCACAAGATTATAGTTTCCTGTGAAGTTGTTTCCAATTGTGATGTTCTTACCGTTATCACATTGGAATGGTCTCATGATCTCCACCTTGTCGCCGATACTTCCCAACATCTTTTTCAATTGTTTCTGCTGTGCCTCGGTATCCTCTGCAGGTATTCTATTATATATGTCTGTCTGTTTCATGGCGTTTTCTTTAATATTGGCTATTTCCACATCATCATAACAGTATTCAAGTCCAGCTTTAAGCTTTTCAAGTTCACTCATCATTTTAATCGGCCTTGTATTTTTTCATATAATGAATTTAAATATGTTTTATTTTTATTTAATGTTATTGGTGCTTTTTTTTATTAAAAATTATTTTAATCATTGTTTTTCAATATAAAAATTAATTTTAAATGAATTATATTGTTTAAATTAATAATATTAAATATTATAAAAGTAGAATAATTATGAAATAACATTATATAATTTTAAAACAAGTTTTAAACAATTATCATTTAAAGAAATGAATTTAATTAGTATATTTATGATAATATTATTGATTAATGAGATGTGATTTAATCTAGTGAAAACATTAAATTTTTTATAATGTGGTTTAAAATCATTAAACATTTTTAATTTGTTTTTTGTATTGGAAGGAGTCATTATTAACCATTTACTAAATCCTACTAACATTTCAGCTTCGAAACTATCAAATTTTTTGTTTTCTTTATCTAATAAATTAAAAATATTTTTCAAACCTCTATAAAATTTGTTTAAATTTGATTCTTTAAAATCTTGTGAGGTGGATTTATTATTTTCATCTAATCTTATATTATAAACATAACCATAAAAATCATTTAAGAAGACAATTGAATGAGCATTAATATAAACATTTAAATTAAAATAAACATCTTCATATAATGTACCAATGGGAACAATAATATTGTTTTTTAATAAAAATTTCCTTTTATATATTTTGTTCCATATAAGCATAGATGTAACTGTTAATAAAGAAGTATCTTCTTCAATTGAATTTAATTCGATTATTTCATCTTTTTTATCTAAAATAGAATGGAATTTTCTAAATTCTCCGTTGATATAATCATAATTTCTGCATGAAATAACATCTGCATTGTATTTTGTGATGGTGTTATACATTGTTTTACAAAAATCAGGGCAATAATAATCGTCATTGTCTAAAAACATTATATATTCAGAACTAGCATTTTGAATTCCAATGTTTCTAGGTTTAGAAGGGGATCCACTATTTTCCTTAAGAAATATTGGGACAATATTTTCATATTTATTTGATAATTCTTTTAATATTTCTTTAGTTCCGTCATTTGAATTATCATCTACTAGAATTAATTCAATATTATTAAATCCAAAGTCTTGATTAATTACAGAATCAATAGCAGTCATTAAATAATTTTTTGCATTGTAAGTAGGAATAATTATAGAAATTTTATAAGTCAAATCAATATCTCCCTAAAAAATAGTTAATCATTATCTTTTTTTACTTTTATGTAGAAGTCCAACATAGATATTTTTATATACAAACCTGGTAATCCAACGTTTAGCTATCCACATATGAAAATTCAGCCTTCTTCCAATTACCTTTAGCTCACATTCCTTAACTTTTAAATCCTGCATATCCATCCATACGTCAAACAATCTTTCGGTTAGAAATCCGTAGATTCTCTGTTGATAGGAGTCGTAACCCTTTAAATCTACCCTTTTTTCAAGTTCGAATAAAAGAGGGAAAATCCACTGGCAGTAACCTACAATCACATATTTTGGAGCGATAAACATATTATAGTAGTAAAGTGAGTTTCCTTCCATAACCTTGTCAAAGCTATTTAAATACTCTGGAGTTGTCTCCTCAATGATCTCCCTACACAAATCAAGATCCTGTGCATAGTTCCAATGTGCATAGTCCTCGTAAACGTTATCGAATAGGGATGTGGTTCTTTTAGGTAGGATTATATCATAGTCCTTAAAGATTTCCTCCAAATCGTTTTTATCTAATATTTTACCATATTTTCTTTTTGCAAAGTAACGTCTGTAATGAACTAAACCAATAATATCCGCATCGGAGTTCTTCCACATCCAATAAAGACCGGTCAATTCACAGTATGCCGGATTCTTACTGGAGATATTGTCTCCGGAGTCATCACTTAAAAATCCCATATTGTCTTGACCGTTTCGACCTACAAATAGGGGTTTGTAGATCTCATCCTCCTTGATATTTACAATGTCGTCTGGACTATGGGTGATTACATATACTTCTGTTTTTTTAGTCATTATACTGCCTTTAATTATTCTTTGATTATTTTTGGGTAATTGTTATAAATAAAGTTTTAAATACAAAAGAAAATTATAAATTAACCTTTGTTGAATTTATTTATTCTTGTTCTATAAATCTTTAATAAGATTTTTGATTGACTTAATGAATTGATTGTTTTACAATAATATCTAACTAGACTATATCTTTTTTTCATAACCAACTCATTTAAAATCCTTGTCCATTTCATTGTAGGTCTTATTTTAATAGGTAAATATTTTTCTGCAACGTATGCATTGTCTATTTCTTTTTTATAGTCCTTTTTGTTTAAATCTGTGGTTATTGTAAGATTAAATAATATATAATAATATAAAGTGTTGATAATTGTATCATAGAGTTTACTATCAATCTGTTTTTCAATAAGTAAATCTGATAATTTTATTAAACCTTTCGGATATTTTTCAATGTTTCGATAGGGTATGCTTTTAGTAAGGGAATCATCGTGGATATAATAATTATATCCGTAGTAATCCTTTAAAATCAGAATTTTTGAATTGGAGTTTACTAAAAATTCAATATTAAAAAGCCCATCATCAGGGAAGTATGTTTTATATAATTTTAAATTTTTATTTTTGACAATTTTCGTTTTATAGATTTTATCCCAAACCATTGACTGTGTGTATGCCCTTGGATATTCCTCAGGTATAAACGGATAGTCTGGAAAGTATGATTCGTCATTGTAAGTAATATCTTTATCTTCCGTTATTATTTTAAAATTGCACTGAACATAATCCACACAATTTGATTGGATAGAATTGTATAATACTTCGCAGATATCCTTTTCATATGCATCATCGCTATCTAAAAACATTATATATGGTGAGGTCGCATTTTCAATAGTTAATCCTCTAACATATCCTGGACCGCTATTTTTTTCTAAAAAAATTGGTTTGATGTTATTATATTTTCTTGCATAATCTTTGATTAATTCCTGTGTATTATCTGTTGATTTATCATCGCAAATCAATAATTCAATATTTTCAAATCCAAATGTTTGATTTATGACAGAGTCTATGCATCGTTTGATTGATTTTTCTGCATTATAGGTTGGAATAATAACAGATACTTTATATGTCAAATTAACTCCACTCCTTTTAATAAAATATTTTTTTTAGCTATGCTATGAATGTATATCCGTATTTTTCACAGATTTTCATAAAATGCAATTCTTTACTTTC
It contains:
- a CDS encoding DUF4422 domain-containing protein; its protein translation is MTKKTEVYVITHSPDDIVNIKEDEIYKPLFVGRNGQDNMGFLSDDSGDNISSKNPAYCELTGLYWMWKNSDADIIGLVHYRRYFAKRKYGKILDKNDLEEIFKDYDIILPKRTTSLFDNVYEDYAHWNYAQDLDLCREIIEETTPEYLNSFDKVMEGNSLYYYNMFIAPKYVIVGYCQWIFPLLFELEKRVDLKGYDSYQQRIYGFLTERLFDVWMDMQDLKVKECELKVIGRRLNFHMWIAKRWITRFVYKNIYVGLLHKSKKR
- a CDS encoding sugar O-acetyltransferase, whose product is MMSELEKLKAGLEYCYDDVEIANIKENAMKQTDIYNRIPAEDTEAQQKQLKKMLGSIGDKVEIMRPFQCDNGKNITIGNNFTGNYNLVILDCNKVTIGDNVMIGPNTLITSVGHPISPKGRREHLGVTDPVTIGNDVWIGGNVTILPGVTIGDNVVIGAGAVVTKDIPDNSLAVGVPARVIKEIENDLEE
- a CDS encoding glycosyltransferase family 2 protein, giving the protein MTYKVSVIIPTYNAEKSIKRCIDSVINQTFGFENIELLICDDKSTDNTQELIKDYARKYNNIKPIFLEKNSGPGYVRGLTIENATSPYIMFLDSDDAYEKDICEVLYNSIQSNCVDYVQCNFKIITEDKDITYNDESYFPDYPFIPEEYPRAYTQSMVWDKIYKTKIVKNKNLKLYKTYFPDDGLFNIEFLVNSNSKILILKDYYGYNYYIHDDSLTKSIPYRNIEKYPKGLIKLSDLLIEKQIDSKLYDTIINTLYYYILFNLTITTDLNKKDYKKEIDNAYVAEKYLPIKIRPTMKWTRILNELVMKKRYSLVRYYCKTINSLSQSKILLKIYRTRINKFNKG
- a CDS encoding glycosyltransferase family 2 protein, producing MTYKISIIIPTYNAKNYLMTAIDSVINQDFGFNNIELILVDDNSNDGTKEILKELSNKYENIVPIFLKENSGSPSKPRNIGIQNASSEYIMFLDNDDYYCPDFCKTMYNTITKYNADVISCRNYDYINGEFRKFHSILDKKDEIIELNSIEEDTSLLTVTSMLIWNKIYKRKFLLKNNIIVPIGTLYEDVYFNLNVYINAHSIVFLNDFYGYVYNIRLDENNKSTSQDFKESNLNKFYRGLKNIFNLLDKENKKFDSFEAEMLVGFSKWLIMTPSNTKNKLKMFNDFKPHYKKFNVFTRLNHISLINNIIINILIKFISLNDNCLKLVLKLYNVIS